In Pseudomonas sp. HR96, the DNA window CGATGGCATTGAGCTTCTGGCGTACCGACTTCTTGCGCGCGGCCTGGCCGGGCATGATGAAGGTCCGGCCGATGTAACGGTTCTTGACGAAGCCTTCGCGGAATTTCACGCCCAGGTGGTTGGCCAGTTCCAGCGCCGAGGTGCGGCTGGTGTCGGGAATCGGGATGACCACGTCGATGTCGTGGTCCGGGCGCTCGCGCAGGATCTTCTCGGCCAGCTTCTCGCCCATGCGCAGGCGCGCCTTGTACACCGAGATGCCGTCGATGATCGAGTCGGGACGCGCCAGGTACACGTGTTCGAAGATGCACGGGGCGTACTGCGGGTTGGGCGCGCACTGGCGGGTGTGCAGGCGGCCGTCCTCGGTGATGTACACCGCTTCGCCCGGGGCAAGGTCACGGATCAGGGTGAAGCCGAGCACGTCGAGGGAGACGCTCTCGGAGGCGATCATGTACTCCACGCCTTCGTCGGTGTGACGCTGGCCGAAGACGATCGGGCGGATGGCGTTGGGGTCGCGGAAGCCGACGATGCCATAGCCGGTGATCATCGCCACCACGGCGTAGCCGCCACGGCAGCGCTTGTGCACGTCGGTGACGGCGGCGAAGACGTCTTCCTCGGTCGGCTGCAGCTTGCCGCGCACGGCCAGCTCGTGGGCGAACACGTTGAGCAGCACTTCGGAATCGGAGTTGGTGTTGACGTGACGCAGGTCGGACTCGTAGATCTCCTTGGCCAGCTGCTCGACGTTGGTCAGGTTGCCGTTGTGTGCCAGGGTGATGCCGTACGGCGAGTTGACGTAGAACGGCTGCGCCTCGGCCGAGGTCGAGCTGCCGGCGGTCGGGTAGCGCACGTGGCCGATACCCATGTGGCCGACCAGGCGCTGCATGTGGCGCTGATGAAACACGTCACGCACCAGGCCGTTGTCCTTGCGCAGAAACAACCGGCCATCATGGCTGGTCACAATACCGGCAGCGTCCTGGCCACGATGCTGGAGAACGGTTAAGGCGTCATAGAGCGCCTGATTGACGTTCGACTTACCGACGATACCGACGATGCCACACATGCGACGCAACCCCTACTTTATGAATCTGGACTAAGTGCCTGCGCCCTACTGCCCTTTTGCGGCAGTGGGAAACAGGTGCTCCTTGAACGGAAGGTCCACCGGTGAGGTGATTCCGCTGGCAAGCCACTGGCTGGTCATCCCCAATACGAGGTTTTTCGACCAGTCGGCGACCAAGAGAAACTTGGGTAACAAGGCGGACTGTTGCCACCACAGATCTTGTTGTACGGGGCCCAGGCTCAACAGCCCGGCCGCCACGACCACCAACAGGCCACCGCGCGCCGCGCCGAACACCATCCCCAGAAAACGGTCGGTGCCGGACAGCCCGGTGACTCGAATCAATTCGCCGATCAGATAGTTGACCAGTGCGCCGACCAGCAAGGTGGCGACGAAGAGTACCGCACAGCCGGCAATCACACGTGCCGACGGGGTCTGGATGTAGTTGTCGAAATACGGCGCCAGACCGCCGCCGAACATCCAGGCAACGGCACCGGCAACGATCCAGGTGACCAGCGACAGCGCCTCTTTGACGAAGCCGCGGCTCAAGCTGATCAAAGCAGAGATGGCAATAATCGCGATTATTGCCCAGTCGACCCAGGTAAATGCCACGTTGCAGCCCGCATGCGGTTAAGGCGGCGCATTTTAGCAGAGCGCTGGCAGATGGGTAAGCGGTGATTGTCCGGGCGGGCGATGGTTCAATTCTATGGAACCCGCAGAACAGCGCCTGGCGAAATGTCCAATATGGCCACCACCGGCCGCGCGATAGGCCTGTCGCGGGCTTCGCGCGCTCCTACATCTGTTGCACCCAGTGGCATCACCGCGACCGCCTCTGCCGTCCGACGATAGACCGCCAGGCACCAAGCGGTCATAGGTGATGCATCTGGATGCATGCGCCCGAAACAAATGTGGGAGCGCGCGAAGCCCGCGATAGGCCGCGCGGGCGGCCGGTGGTGGCCGTGATTGCATCCCAGGTCAGACCCTGGATCTGATCAAAGATCAAACCGGCCTGCGGCCTCTCGGGGGCTTTGCCCCCTCCCACATCACAGGCGCAACACGCCACGACGTGGGAGGGGCATGGCCCCGAGAGGCCGCCAGGCCGGTGTGATCTTCCGAGCGCCTGGCGAAATGTCCAATATGGCCACCACCGGCCGCGCGATAGGCCGTGATTGCATTCCAGGTCAGGCCCTGGATCTGATCAAAGATCAAACCGGCCTGCGGCCTCTCGGGGGCTTTGCCCCCTCCCACATCACAGGCGCAACACGCCACGACGTGGGAGGGGCATGGCCCCGAGAGGCCGCCAGGCCGGTGTGATCTTCCGAGCGCCTGGCGAAATGTCCAATATGGCCACCACCGGCCGCGCGTGCGGCCTGTCGCGGGCTTCGCGCGCTCCTACGGCTGTTTTGAACGTGCCGTTCCAGCGGCATCACCGATGACCGCTTTTGATCTTCGGGGCGTTCATCGGTGATGGCCTCTGAATGCTTACGCCCGAAACAAGCGTTGGAGCGCGCGAAGCCCGCGATAGGCCGTGATTGCATTCCAGGTCAGGCCCTGGACCTGATCGAAGATCAAACCGGCCTGCGGCCTCTCGGGGGCTTTGCCCCCTCCCACATCACAGGCGCAACACGCCACGACGTGGGAGGGGCATGGCCCCGAGAGGCCGCCAGGCCGGTGTGATCTTCCGAGCGCCTGGCGAAATGTCCAATATGGCCACCACCGGTCGCGCGATAGGCCGTGATTGCATTCCAAGTCAGGCCCTGGATCTGATCGAAGATCAAACCGGCCTGCGGCCTCTCGGGGGCTTTGCCCCCTCCCACATCACAGGCGCAACACGCCACGACGTGGGAGGGGCATGGCCCCGAGAGGCCGCCAGGCCGGTGTGATCTTCCGAGCGCCTGGCGAAATGTCCAATATGGCCACCACCGGTCGCGCGTGCGGCCTGTCGCGGGCTTCGCGCGCTCCTACGTCTGTTTTGAACGTGCCGTTCCAGCGGCATCACCTATGACCGCTTTTGATCTTCGGGGCGTTCATCGGTGATGGCCGCTGGATGCATACGCCCGAAATAATCGTAGGAGCGCGCGAAGCCCGCGATAGGCCGTGATTGCATTCCAGGTCAGGCCCTGGATCTGATCGAAGATCAAATCGGCCTGCGAGTTTTCAGCCGCGCTCGGGCTCGAAGCGCACCAGGATGCCTTTGAGGTTCTGCTGGCGGGCGATGACGTCGCGCACCCGCTCGGCTTCGGCGCGTTCGACCAGTGGACCGACGAACACTCGGTTCTTGCCATCGGCTGAACGTACATAGGCGTTATAGCCCTGGCTGCGCAGGGTTTTCTGCAGGCTGTCGGCGCTGGCGCGGCTGCCGAGGCTGGCCAGCTGGATCGACCAGCTGATCGGCAAGCCGTTGGTATCGATCTTGGCTGCGGTGTCCGGTTTGGCCGGGGCACTGGCCACGGCGGCCGGCTTGGCTGGAGCCTGCGCGGGCTGGGTGGCGGCCGTGGCCGGCTTGGCCGCCGGTTTGCTGGCCGCCACTGGCGCTGCGGGAATGGCCTTGATCGGCGCCGACGGCGCTTGCGGCGTTTCGTCGGGCTGCTCCTCGATCACCGGCTGCTCGGCCACCGGCTGCTGCTGCGGCACTGCCACCGGGTCGATCTTGACCTCGGGCACCACCGGCGCCTGCGGGGCGGCGGGGGCATCGACGCGCACCTGGCGCAACTCGTCTTCGCGGGAGAACAGCATCGGTAAAAAGATCACCGCCAGGGCGATCAGTACCAGCGCGCCCACCATCCGCTGTTTGAAGACGTTATCCAGCAAAGCCATTGGCCGCATCCTCCGGGGCGTGCCGCGCCATCCATTCGAGGGCCTCGGCGACGCTGTAAAATGATCCGAATACGAGAATTTCGTCCTCGGCGTCCGCCTGCACGCACTGCGCCTGCAGTGCGGCGGCGACGCTGCCATAGGACGCCACCAGGGCGCCAAGGTTCTGCAAGGTCTGCTGCAACTCTGTTACAGGACGTGAGCGTGGCGTCGGCAAGGGCGCCACCGCCCAGCTCTGGATGGCGGGCAGCAGCGGCGCGATCACCCCGTGCAGGTCCTTGTCGGCCAACAGGCCGAACACCGCCAGACGCTTGCCGGCCAGCGGCTGGGTGGCCAGGCGGCGGGCCAGGTACTCGGCGGCGTGGGCGTTGTGGCCAACGTCCAGCAGCAGGTGGATGTCACGCCCTTGCCATTGCACCCGGCGACGGTCCAGGCGCCCGGTCACGCGGGTCTGCTTGAGGGCCCAGGCGATACGCCCGGCATCGCGCGGCAGATCCATCAGGACGAACGCTTGCAGCGCCAGTGCGGCGTTTTCCATGGGCAGGTCGAGCAGCGGCAAGGACAGCAGCTCCACCGCCTCGCCCTGGTTGTCTACGCCACGCCACGACCAGTCATCGCTGCCGATCTGCAGGTCGTACTGCTGGCCACGGCCGTAGAACGGGCACCCGAGCTCGGCGACCTTGTCCAGCAGCGGCTGCGGTGGCAAAGGATCGCCGCACAGCGCCGGACGGCCGGCACGCAAGATCCCGGCCTTTTCCACGGCCACCGATTCACGGGTGTTGCCCAGCCATTCGGCATGATCCAGCCCAATGCTGGTGACCAGCGACAGGTCGGCGTCGATCAGGTTGACCGCATCCAGTCGCCCGCCCAGCCCCACTTCGAGGACCACGGCATCCAGGCCACTGCGCTCGAACAACCAGAACGCCGCCAGGGTGCCCATCTCGAAGTAGGTCAGGGAGATGTCGCCACGGGCCGCTTCAACGGCGCTGAAGGCTTCGCACAACTCGGCGTCGCTGACCTCGCGGCCCTCGATCTGCACGCGCTCGTTGTAGCGCAGCAGGTGCGGCGAGCTGTACACGCCAACCTTGAGCTCGCGGTCGGCAAGCAAGGCGGCGAGAAAGGCGCAGGTCGAACCCTTGCCGTTGGTGCCGGTCACGGTGATGACCCGTGCCGCCGGCCGGCCAAGGCCAAGCCGTGCGGCGACCTGCTGCGAGCGTTCCAGCCCCATGTCGATGGCCGACGGGTGCAGTTGCTCAAGGTAGGCCAGCCACTCGCCCAGGCTGCGTTCGGCCATGCGCTGGGTCATACCGTGGCAGGCGCCGGCGGAATGACCAGCGGTTCGACCGGTTTGGCGACGAAGCTCGGCGTCGGCAGGCCCATCATCTGTGCCAGCAGGCTGCCCAGGCGCGGACGCAGTTCCTGACGCGAGACGATCATGTCGATGGCGCCGTGGTCGAGCAGGAACTCGCTGCGCTGGAAGCCTTCCGGCAGTTTTTCGCGCACGGTCTGCTCGATGACCCGCGGGCCGGCAAAGCCGATCAGCGCCTTGGGTTCAGCGACGATGACGTCCCCGAGCATGGCCAGGCTGGCGGACACGCCACCGTAGACCGGGTCGGTCAGTACCGAGATGAACGGCAGGCCTTCTTCGCGCAGCCGCGCCAGCACGGCCGAAGTCTTGGCCATCTGCATCAGCGAGATCAGCGCTTCCTGCATGCGCGCACCGCCGGAAGCGGCGAAGCAGATCATCGGGCAGCGGTTTTCCAGGGCGTAGTTGGCCGCGCGCACGAAGCGCTCGCCGACGATGGCGCCCATCGAGCCACCCATGAACGAGAACTCGAACGCGCTGGCCACCACCGGCATGCCCAGCAGGGTGCCGCTCATGGAGATCAGCGCGTCTTTTTCACCGGTCTGCTTCTGGGCGGCGGTGAGGCGATCCTTGTACTTCTTGCCGTCACGAAATTTCAGGCGATCGACCGGCTCAAGGTCAGCGCCCAGCTCGGCACGGCCTTCTTCATCGAGGAAGATATCCAGGCGCGCGCGGGCACCGATGCGCATGTGATGGTTGCACTTGGGGCAGACGTCGAGGGTCTTTTCCAGCTCCGGCCGATACAGCACGGCCTCACAGTTCGGACATTTGTGCCAGAGGCCTTCAGGCACCGAGCTTTTCTTGACCTCGGAACGCATGATCGAAGGGATCAGTTTGTCTACCAACCAGTTGCTCATGCTGTTTTTCTCCAGTACCGGCAAATCGAATTCATATCATGGGTGAAGCGAACGTTAGTGGACGGTTCGCAGGCGAGCGCCGTCACATCAACCGGCGGCGCGAACCGCGGCCATGAACGCCTCTATCTTGTGTGGGTCCTTGATGCCCTTGGCCTCCTCTACCCCGCCGCTGACGTCTACGGCGTAGGGGCGTACCCGGGCGATTGCCTCGCCGACGTTGGCGGCCGACAGGCCACCGGCGAGGATGATCGGCCGGCTCAGGTGCGCCGGCACCAGTGACCAGTCGAACGCCGCGCCGGTGCCCCCGGGCAGGCCGGGGACGAAGGTGTCGAGCAGGATGCCACGGGCGCTGGCGTAGCGCTGGCATTGCGCCTCCAGGTCATCACCGGGGCGCACGCGCAGGGCCTTGATGTAGGGCCGCCCATAGCGGCTGCACTGCTCAGGGCTTTCGTCGCCGTGAAATTGCAGCAGGTCCAGCGGCACGGCCTGGAGAATCTCCTCGAGCTCACAGGCGCTGGCGTCGACGAACAGGCCCACGCTGGTCACGAACGGCGGCAGCGCAGCGCAGATGGCCCGCGCCTGCTGCACGTCGACGGCCCGCGGGCTCTTGCCGTAGAACACCAGGCCGATGGCATCGGCTCCCGCCTCGGCGGCAGCCAGAGCATCCTCAATGCGCGTAATACCGCAGATTTTGCTGCGAACGGCGGACATGTCGTTGGGACCTCGGCAGGGGCATCAAACCCCGGATAGTAGCAAAAACTACTCGGGCAGGTCGAATCCGGTCAAAAAGTGTGGACCGATGTAGCGCTGCGGCAGTTCAAACTCGTCGCGGTACTCGACCTGCACCAGGTACAACCCGAACGGGTGCGCGGTGACCCCGCCGGTCCGCCGGATGCGGCTCTCCAGCACCTCACGCGCCCACTGCGGCTCGCGCTCGCCGGCGCCGATGGTCATCAGCACGCCGGCGATGTTGCGCACCATGTGATGCAGGAAGGCGTTGGCGCGGATGTCGAGCACGATCATCTTGCCGTGCTGGCTGACCCGCAGATGGTGAACCTGCTTGACCGGCGACTTGGCCTGGCACTGGCCGGCGCGAAAAGCACTGAAATCATGGGTGCCGACCAGGTGCGCCGCGGCCTCGGCCATGTGGGCGACGTTCAGCGGGCGATGGTTCCAGGTGATTTCCTCGCCCAGGTGCGCGGGGCGGATCTGATCGTTGTAGATCACGTAGCGATAGCGCCGGGCGATGGCCTTGAAGCGCGCATGAAAGTGCGCCGGCATCTCCCGGGCCCAGCTGACGCTGACGTCGTGGGGCAGGTTGATATTGGCGCCCATGACCCAGGCTTTCATGCTGCGCACGGCCTGGGTGTCGAAGTGCACCACCTGGCCGCAGGCGTGGACACCGGCATCGGTGCGCCCGGCACAGAGCAGCGACACCGGCGCATCGGCGACCTTCGACAGGGCGTTTTCAAGGGTTTCCTGCACGGTGAGCACGCCGCTGGCCTGGCGCTGCCAACCGCGGTAGCGCGAGCCTTTGTATTCCACGCCCAGGGCGATGCGGGAAAAGCCCGCAGCGGCCATTTCAGCCGCCGCGGTGTCGTCGAATGTGTTCAAGAAGGTGTTGCCTGTCGATTGCAGCGAGGGCGCGCATTATAGCGGGATGGGCAGGCGATGTGGGAGTTGGGGAGCGACGTGGCCACCCCCCGGCTCTGGGTCGACGATCAGGCCAGGCGGCCGATCATCTCCTGTGCTTCCGCTTGCTGCTTGGCGTTACCCTCGCGCAGCACCTCTTCGAGGATGTCGCGGGCGCCTTCGGTGTCGGCCATTTCGATGTAGGCACGCGCCAGATCGAGCTTGGTGGCGGCTTCGTCGGCACCGGAGAGAAAGTCGAAGTCTTCTTCGTTGTCCAGCGAGGCCAGTTCTTCCGGGCTCGGTGGCTTGGCGAAAGGTTCCACCGGGCGACCGAGGCTCTCGGACAGGCGATCGAGCTCGGCGCTGACCCGCGCATGATCGGCTGCGGGTGGCTGCGGCTCGGGGTCGTCGGCCAAGGCCAGGTCGAAGTCGTCGGGCAGGTCAAGATCGTCCACCTCCTCGGCCGCCGGCTTGGGCTCGGGCACATCGAGGTCGAAGTCGCTGAGGTCCTGGTGATCGACTTCGGCGGGCTTGGCGGCCTGCTGCTCGGCGAGCATGGACTCGAAGTCCAGGTCGTTGTCGAAATCACTCGGTTTGCGATCTTCGCCCTGGCTCTCGAAGTCGTCCAGGCTCAGGTCGAAATCGCTGTCGAAGGTGTCGTCGATCGGGTCGGCGGCGCCCGGCTCGTCGTTCAGCAGATCCTTGACGTAGTCGGCGTCCATCTGCGCGGCCACGGCGGCCGCCCCGGCGGTGGCTGCGGCGATGCCGAGCATGGCCGGGAAGCGGTTCTTCAGGGCCTCGACGTCGGCGTGGTTCTGGCCGTTGGCGACCAGCATGCGTTCCTGGCCGATGAAGCCGTCGCGATCGCCCTGGCGGCCGTAGACTTCCATCAGCTTGAGGCGCAGGTCGCTGCGCTTGGGCTCGCGGTCGATGGCGCCTTCCAGCAGCTCGGCGGCGCGGTTGAGGCGGCCGAGGGTGATCGACTGTTCAACCTCGGGCAGTACGTCGACCGGCTCGTCGGCGCTGGGCTTGAGCGGTGGCGTCGGAATGACGGTCTGCGGAGGCGGTGCGGCGAAGCTCACCGGCGTGTGGTTGGCGGCTGCCGCCGCCGCAGCGGCAGCGGCGGCGGCCGAGGCGGCAACCACAGCCGGCGCCAGGTGCACGTTCGGACCCGGACGCTCCAGACCGTCGAAGCTGCCCTCCGGCGCCTCGAAATCCTGGTGCGGGTATTCGGCCTCTTCAGCGAGCGCGCGGGCCATGCGCGTGTGCTTTTCGGCTTCGAGCTGCGCCTTGCGCCGGCGCGCCAGCAGCAACAGCAGGAGCAGTACCACCAACAGGCCGCCGCCGGCGATCAGGCCGAACAACAGCGGGTTGGCCAGCAGTTTGTCGGTGTCGCTGCGGGTGTCGAGCGGCGGCTGGCTGGCCTCCAGGGGCTTGTCGGCTGGCGCTGCCTGCGGCGTCGCGGCGTCCGGGTTGGCCGCCGGGGTCGGGGTGGGCGCCAGCTGGGCGTTGATCGGCGCGTTGGCGGCGGGGGCCGCGCTGCCGTCAGCGGCCGCAGGGGGCGCGGAGGTCGCCGGGGCTGCCGCGCCGCCGGCCGGTGTGGCCGCGGCCGGTGCCGCTGCAGCAGCTTCGAGACGCGCCAGCTGGTCGTTCTTGAGCTTGAGAATCTGCTGGATCTTGTCCAGCTGGCTCTGCAGGTCGGCGTTGCGGCTTTGCAGCTCCTCGTTGGCGCGCTTGGTGGTGTCGAGGCTTTCCTGGGTGGTGGCCAGCTTATCGCTCAGCGCGCGGGCGTCACCGGCGCGGCCTTTGCCGGCCTTGCCGTTGCTGCTGCCGGAGACCAGGCTGAGCTTGTCGGCCGGTTGCACCGGCGCCGGTGCCGGGCTGCCAGCGCCGCGCCGGGTGGCGTCGACCTGCTGGGCGCGCGGGCCGAGGCGCCGGCCCTCGCGCCAGGCGGCGTTCTGCCGGGCCACTTCGGCCACCGCCTGGTTCTGCGGCAAGGCAGTGCTTTGCTGTGGATCGGGCAGGCGCAGGACCTGGCCGGTCTTGATCAGGTTGATGTTGCCATCGATGAAGGCATCGGGGTTCAGCGCCTGGATGGCCAGCATGTTCTGCTGCACGCTGGCGCCCTTGCCAACCTTCTGCGCGATGTCCCACAGGGTGTCGCGCGGCGTAGTGGTGTACTGGCCGCTGGTTGTGGTGGGTGCGCTGACGGCTGGGGTCGGCAGGTTCTGCGCCGCCTGGGTGGCCGCCTGGGCTGCCTGCGGCGAGAACTTGGTGGGGTCGAGCAGCATGCTGTAGTCACGCAGCTGGCGCCCGCTCGGCCAATTGACCTGAACGAGGAACTTGACCAGCGGCTCGCTGACCGGCTTGCTCGAGGTGATATGAATCACGCTGCGCCCGTTGGGGTTGATCACCGGGGTGAAGGTCAGGTCGTCGAGAAACGCCGGGCGCGGGATGCCGGCCTTGCTGAAGTCGGCGGCCGGCGCCAGCGCAGGCTTGATGTCGGTGGCACTCAGGTCGCGCACATCGAGCAGCTCGATATCGGCCGAAAGCGGCTGGTTCGCGCTGGAGCGCAGGGTCAGTTCCCCCAGGCCCAGTGCATGCGCCATACCGGAGGACAGCGCCGTAGCGGCGGCAATTGCTAACACCAGCTTGCGAACTTGAACCATGACCTCATCCTTTGTTTGAACATTCCTCGGCTAGCGAGAACAAGCCAGCGCAACGACCAGCGTAGCTGCGCCAAGCTAGAATCGTTATGCAAATTGCACCCAAGTATCTTTTACACAAGGTCTTTTATCAACAACTCGGCGATCTGCACAGCATTCAGTGCACCGCCCTTGCGCGCGTTGTCGAGCGTCGCCCACAGGTTCAACTGGTGATCGTCGTCGATACCGCGGCGCACGCGACCGACATACACCACGTCCTGGCCCACTGCGTCGCCCACGGCAGTCGGGTAATCGCCGGCCTCCACGCGCTCGATCGCCGGCATGGCGTCGAGCTGGCGCTGCACGGCAGCCAGGTCGATCTTGGCGCCGCATTGCAGCGAGATACTGAAACTGTCGCCGAAAAACACCGGCACCTGCAGGCAAGTCACGGAAATTTTGAGTAAAGGCGCACCGAGCAATTCGCGCAACTCCGCCACCAGGCGCCGTTCCAGGCTGCCGTGGCCCTGCTCGTCGGACTTGCCGACCTCGGCCAACACGTTGAAGGCCATCTGCCTATCGAAGAAACGCGGTTCGAGCGGACGCACGTTGAGCAGCTCGGCGGTCTGCCGGGCCAGCTCGGTGACCGCCTCGCGGCCCTGGGCCGAAACGGCCAGGCAGGCCGTGACATCGACGCGCTCGAGCTTGAGCTGCTGATGCAGCGGCGCGAGGATCACCGCCAGGGCAATCGCCGCAGAGCTCGGGCTGGCAACCTGCAGAGGCGCCTTGAGCGCGGCGAGCGCCAGGGCATTGGCCTCGGGAACGATGTTCGGCGCAACGTCCAGGCCGGCGGCCAGGTCGATCACCGCGCAACCGGCCTTGCTTGCGCGGGGCGCGAAACTGCGGGTCACGCCCGGCCCTGCGGCGAAGAACGCCAGGCGCACTTTGGCGAAGTCGAACGCGTCGACCTCGCGAACCCGCACGTTCTTGCCGCGAAACGCTACCGAATGCCCTGCCGATTCGCTGCTGGCCAGCAGGTACAGCTCGCCGACGGGAAAATCGCGCTCTTCGAGAATTTGCACCAGCGTCTCGCCAAGGGTGCCGGTGGCGCCGATCACGGCGATGTCGAAGGTCTGGGTCATGGTGAGGGTCCTGTGGCGTGAAGGGGCGCACTTTAGCGGTTTTTTCGGCTGTGCGCGCATATCTGGCTTGCCGGCGCGAAACCGAAAAAAAACCCGCGCTTTTCGCAAGGCGCGGGTCTGTTTTGCAGCTTTCAAGCGATCAACGTTCCAGCAGGATCCGCAGCATGCGTCGCAGCGGTTCGGCCGCGCCCCACAGCAGCTGGTCGCCGACAGTGAAGGCGCCCAGGTACTGCGGGCCCATGTTGAGCTTGCGCAGGCGCCCGACCGGGATGTTCAGGGTGCCGGTGACCTGGGTCGGCGACAGCTCCTGCATGCTGATTTCACGGTTGTTGGGCACCAGCTTCACCCAGGGATTGTGCTGGCTGATCATGCCTTCGATGTCGGCCAAAGGCACGTCCCTGTTCAGCTTGATGGTCAGCGCCTGGCTGTGGCAGCGCATGGCGCCGATGCGCACGCAGATGCCGTCGACCGGGATCGGGTTGCCGAAGCGCCCGAGGATCTTGTTGGTCTCGGCCTGGGCCTTCCACTCTTCGCGGCTCTGGCCGTTGGGCAGTTCCTTGTCGATCCACGGGATCAGGCTGCCGGCCAGCGGCACGCCGAAGTTCTCGGTCGGGTAGGCGTCGCTGCGCATGGCCTCGGCCACCTTGCGGTCGATGTCGAGGATCGCGCTGGCCGGGTCGGCGAGTTCGCCGGCAACGGCGGCGTGGGTCGCGCCCATCTGCTTGATCAGCTCGCGCATGTTCTGCGCACCGGCGCCCGAGGCCGCCTGGTAGGTCATGGCGCTCATCCACTCCACCAGGCCGGCTTCGAACAGCCCGCCCAGGCCCATCAGCATGAGGCTGACGGTGCAGTTGCCGCCGATGAAGTTGCGCG includes these proteins:
- a CDS encoding aspartate-semialdehyde dehydrogenase; translated protein: MTQTFDIAVIGATGTLGETLVQILEERDFPVGELYLLASSESAGHSVAFRGKNVRVREVDAFDFAKVRLAFFAAGPGVTRSFAPRASKAGCAVIDLAAGLDVAPNIVPEANALALAALKAPLQVASPSSAAIALAVILAPLHQQLKLERVDVTACLAVSAQGREAVTELARQTAELLNVRPLEPRFFDRQMAFNVLAEVGKSDEQGHGSLERRLVAELRELLGAPLLKISVTCLQVPVFFGDSFSISLQCGAKIDLAAVQRQLDAMPAIERVEAGDYPTAVGDAVGQDVVYVGRVRRGIDDDHQLNLWATLDNARKGGALNAVQIAELLIKDLV
- the asd gene encoding aspartate-semialdehyde dehydrogenase; translation: MKRVGLIGWRGMVGSVLMQRMLEEQDFDLIEPVFFTTSNVGGQGPVVGKDVASLKDAYSIEELKSLDVILTCQGGDYTSEVFPKLREAGWNGYWIDAASSLRMQDDAVIVLDPVNRKVIDQQLDAGTRNFIGGNCTVSLMLMGLGGLFEAGLVEWMSAMTYQAASGAGAQNMRELIKQMGATHAAVAGELADPASAILDIDRKVAEAMRSDAYPTENFGVPLAGSLIPWIDKELPNGQSREEWKAQAETNKILGRFGNPIPVDGICVRIGAMRCHSQALTIKLNRDVPLADIEGMISQHNPWVKLVPNNREISMQELSPTQVTGTLNIPVGRLRKLNMGPQYLGAFTVGDQLLWGAAEPLRRMLRILLER